TCGCCGGTTCTGCCCCAGACAACCAACACTCAGCTGCAGTCACAGCCGCAACTGCACCTCCTCAGAACGAGATCAAGCGTGAAGCAGGTGACGATGTGGAGATTGTTGAAAACACGCAGCCAACCGAATTGAAGGAAAACAGCATTATCACAGCTGGCCAGCCATGGTCTCTACCCACAGGCCGTGTCGGCAAATTGAACGTACACCAGTCAGGCCGTGTGACTCTAGACTGGGGTGGAATTAGTATGGAATTGGATCGTGGAGCACCAGTTGGTTTCGTCCAGGAAGCCGTCATCCTGTCAAAGGTGCCATTGGAGTCAGAGGAAGACACACCAAAACATGTTTGGTCCATGGGCCAGTTGTCTGGCAAGTTCACAGTCACACCGAACTGGGATGAGATGCTTTGAATCCTACACCAACGGGACCTAATAATGAACGGAAAGAAAATCGAACCAAAGTTTTGCAATTTTCCTTTTGGTTATGGATTACCTTGGCAACAACTAAAATTAGACCGGGGTCTTTTAGATTAAAAAGTGCATATCAAAGAGGCGCAAGCTTTCTGTTTGAACACGTAGTCACGCGACCCTGCACATTTGTGCAGGACTTCGGTAGAGATAGTTAGCTGTCCATCCTCTcacctctttcttttcctgaCAAGTCTCTCATTGATAGCCCATGAACTGCACGTTCTATCTCTTGCGTTGTGTACTAACTCCCAATGGCCGCCTGATCAAGGTCAATAGTTAGTTATTTAGTTACGTTACgttaacgtaattcccaagcgagctggccaccccaaccagcctattaattttaaacgcatttatttcaaccaaaactccatcaaattcaatcagctaaattctaggtctatctggacatgcatctcttctatggccctgatttccacatgcaccgcatttcggtaatgcccttgttcttggtaataaaggtgcttccctgtgcgcgcggacctgggggcggggaggttcaatcacttcctctggttgcacaattaaagcagtagcttcctgaactgataagccctctatagcaggtatctgctttcgagatcgagtttttttctgcttctttttctcgttttccgatcgtagatcgtgaacttctttctcaagaatcgctgctgattgcatcgtcatttggcaagctttcaaaacctggtttatcgctgaattgagtggacttggcgggcttcgggatctttgacgaagtaatgctttgattgaggatgcttgtttcaataattgaatgtgatttggtggtgtttttggctcccattcactacctcgactagatgggggagtcggagttcgaagttgaatattgagcttagataacactcgatctggacaaagaggaactaaaccagcagctgtaaagctgttttgaatagtttctgatttgaaagcttcaagtcgtgcaactggatatgcttcaagaaaatcaagtttgtcgatatggttgacgccaagacgcattttcttttcaacaagttgaccgtaagagcgttttaataccgcaaaacaaccaatatcaagtggctgtaaaagatgagatgaatgtgcaggcacacagattggaatgatgttgtttttttcgcaaagttcatcgaatttcggggtcaaatgacttccatgtccgtcaagtatcaaaagtcgatattgaccttttgtccgtgaataagtcgatggaatgaatagtttttcaagccatcgaaggccaatttcatcacaggtccatccattgggactgacttcaaagcgccaatcatttggaagattgtcgaaccaagattcaatgaatactttgcctttgaaaataatgcatggaggtagtgcccaacctgaagcatttgtacattcaattgcagtcacccattcgcgatttccaggttgtaaaagtgatcgccgaccgtagtattcagatctcgtaatgactttagcagttgcggttaatcccattgcaaaaccagtctcatcgaagttataaatgtcatcgttgtcaatgccgtattgaagaatcgttttttgaacaagtgtaaaccattcaccaatgatttttggatcttcacatttagcacgttcgtaattgtaacgtctggagaatctcgaggatagattgggatgtcgtttaatgtaattagtgacccaatttttgccgactgtagatgatgggttgattccgcgatgcgaaagtagaacattcgccatttcttgcaccattgaaggtcgtggagctgaaccacgagcgtccatagagagtatccatttctgaagagattcctcttcagtatcggtcaatttatgagagttggcgcgagaaatcgcgcggtgttgtataccattcaggcgggttgaaagggtggatcttgggacgttaaaacggcgcgccacttcacgaattgaagagatttcttgattcttaaaagcctggatagctagtaagatcctgccctcctgctctattgaatttcgagaggattgagtacgaattggtggcatggtgggtggttgaactaactaagatctaattcatggacgtgttttggttggggtggccagctcgcttgggtggccagctcgcttgggaattacgttaatTTCTTTATTGGCCTGAGAATCAAGGCACCAACAATGCCAAGGCCTAGATATCTGCCCTGGCCAAGCTACTACGAATTTTGTCTGCGCATGTTGAATTCTGAGTATTTGGTCGCCATTACATCCTCCATGCCCAAAAGCAATCACGGTCGATCACAAGCCACAAGTCGGCCCAACTAAACTATACGCCTTCCCTCAACAATGCCTGCATAGGCCACATCGAGTGTCTCCGGTGCCACACGAACCTTAGCCATGGCGTTGCGTCCTCTCGGATATCAATGCAACATATCCTACGCGCAATTCTTCCGCACTGGACCCCAAACAAGACATACCATAACACAACACCTAAGATCCTTTTCTCGATCACGCGACACTCATTGCGCACATCGCTGGTCTGCGACAAGTCCACACCATGCCAGCAAAGCTTCGTTCTCGCTTCGGAGCTTTCTCAGTGATCTCTTGCGACCTGCACGTACTCTCCACAGTCATGGGAAGGGATCACAGACTCAACAGTGCCGCCATGAGACCTCTGCAGCCAAGCCATTAGAGCTCTGTGTGCACTGCGGTGGAAAAACGACCCACAAGGCTAGAAGACACGTCGAACCTGGCAACAATTCCAGCGGCTGGCACTGTAAAGCGTGTGTTCGAATCACCCGTGCCTATGGCCATTTGCCAAACGAGGAGCAGCTTCAATCGATCTATAGGCGAAGACGGATGAGGGCGAGCGGAGAGGCCAGTAAAATGAGCCCATGCAGGCACTGCGGCACAATGACTGCCCCGAGAAGCAGCCGTAAATTTGTTGATGCCAACAACCCTTCCGCTGGGTTTCACTGCCGCACGTGCGTCCGGCATATCAATCATCACGGCAGCCTTCCAACCGAGCAGGATCTTGCAGCGTTCGAGTACCGCAAAAGGATACGGAAACGACGTCCTTACCCTAGTGCATCAGACGTTTGGAAGAGAGAACCAATGCCTCACCACACCTCCGGCTCTGTTTCATCTACCAAACAGATGAAACAGAGCCGCGATGAATACCCTTGCATGCACTGCGGCGACATAACCATCTCCAGCAGCAAACGTAGGCTCGTTGAGCCTCAGAATCCCGCGGCAGGTTATTACTGCCAGCCATGTACGCGGTCTCTACTTGAAACCGACTCCCTGCCAAGCACCGTCAAAATCGCAGCGCTTAGAAAGCTCAGAGCGACCCGCATGCAAAACAATCCCCGAGTCTTGAAAAGCCCCTGTGTCCACTGCGGGGAAATTACCGCCCCCAGCAGCAAGCGTCGACTCGTCGAGTCGAAGAACGCCTACGCCGGGTATTACTGCCGCGCCTGTGCAGATTGTTTGGTGCAAACCGATTCCCTGCCGAGTGAGATACGCCTTGCAGTTCGCAGATCGCGAGAGCAGGTCAGGCTGAAAAACCTGCGGGCCAATCTATCAAAAATGTCGCCGTCCCCGGTCACTCCGCAGGATGGAGAAGCTACACCAATGAAAACTCCCACGGACAGTACCGCACACACTTGCGCGCTCTGTAAAACCGAAGTACACACGCCAGGCCCCTAAAGCTAAAGTTGGGTTGATTTCCCTTAATCTAGTCAATGCCAAGAGCAAGGGTTCTTCAAAATTTTGATATGGGGTATCGCCCATACATGCGCGTCGTCGTCCTGCGTGCTCGCCTATCCGTTCTAATTTCGCGCTTGTATTGATGATCATTTGTGGCGCCATCCAATTAAGCCTCGGGGGGGTTTGAGGCTCTAATTAGAACTTGATGGAATGGATGGTGATTCTATGTAGTTGAATTTTAGAGTAAGGTATGTATACTACAGAGATGCATCTGTTGTGAGTCTGAAATTAAATCCaggagatgacgatgaccTAGACCTCTCATAGGAAACCCGGGTAGCCAATCAGAGCCCGCAGAATTCAGGGACAGTCCCGAGGTCCCCACGGAGCCAAAACGAGTGGCCAATCAAACCCTCGCCCTGACTGGCTTCATCTTGATTTTCCTTTAATCTCCCTTTCCCCCCCTTGGGCTGTTTCGAGTGTTGGGggcttttttgtttctttctgttttctcttttctctttcttctactccgtactaagTGTGAGTTGGATTTTGACAATTGAGAGAGTAGAGGCAACCCTGGAAATTGCCCTCTCCCCGTGTTTGGCCCCCTATTCCCCCGGTTGCCTGATTGCGACAATCCAATACAACCCACTCGAACACCTGAACTTAAGTGCCATGCTCTGAGACCCTCGGAGCTCCTATTTGTGAAGCCATTTATCCGTGTCCTATCCTTCCAACCTCTTCTCCACCTCCATCTGCAGCACTGTTGCCTTGCCAACTCCAGATCCCCGGTCCCCACACCAGTCAGCTTGGCGTTGCTTATTTCCTCGTAAGCAACAACGCAAAGCATTTGCGCGCCAGTTTATTTCTATACTATACACCTATAATCTCTTCACCATGAAACCATCCATCTTCCTGGCCTTCCTCGCCCCGGTCGTTCTAGCCGACTCACAACCATCCGCCGCTGGCGCCAGCCTCTCCTCCGACTTCGCGCACAACTCACCCGCCGTTTCATTACCGGAACTCGCTGCGCGGGAACCGTTCGCTCCGTCCGCGGACCGCGATCTACCGTTGGATGAGATGCGCTTGCTTGCTTCTCACTATATTCTCCAGGCGCGCAGTGAGGGTTCCCTCGGCCAGACCCCGTGGATTGGCATGGCTATCGGGTTGACCTTTACTGCTCTGGCGGCTGTGATGCTAGGGTGATTGGTGATCTGGCATGCCTTGAAACGAACCCCCCCTCCCCGCTTGAGATTCTTCCGCCATTTGACCTTCGACCCATACACCTTTATTTCCGCTTCGACCTACTTCTTTTTACTCTTGATACGACACGTGAAACGCCGAGCACCGCTCGAAATTTGTTTTTCTTATTCTCCGCTCGACATATGTCTGCGACCCTTCCTCATTTTCTTGCGGTCTCTTGCTGCAGATTTTGCTATTTTGATAATTTTGCATCCCTGACCGTGTGTTCCGCCGTGGGAAAGGATCTTTGAGCTCCCTGTTTTTCTACTGTATTCCCCGAATTGCTGAGGTACCTTACTCCGTATGCACTTGGTACTGTTGGGAGTATAACTAGAGTCGCACGTTGTACATGATACCTTCTTGTTGCTGATGCAGATTTTCCCGTGTGTACGGAGCACATGGGATTTACTTAATTAGTACATACAGATATGGCCAATACGAACTGACTTAATCTTTTGACTTTCACTGCTCTGGATCTTCTTTCAGACTTTGCTTTCGTTAGTCTACGCCTTTTTCATGGTGGGACTCGGGCAAGGGGTGGCTTTCTTTGTCGCTCGAGATTCAAAGTTCCACCCTCCAAGAACATCCGGGGATGTTGTGATCTTCGTTCTCACTGTGACGATTGGTTGAATGGTTGAAAGAACTCCCTTTTTCTTCCGTTTCCATTTGACTGCCAGCGAGCAAACAGCTCACTACTAGGGCGGAGGCAAAGACTTCGAGAGCCGTCAGATTCCTAGTCTGCCCTCCACATTGATTTTGGAACCaccactacggagtagaaagaGGGATCTTTCATTTTCATCTGCGAAGGTATGATGGGATTTATGATGATATAGGTTGTGTTGTATCAAGGGCTCGAAATTATACACGTCAACCGGCTATTCCGGTCTTCTCACATGGTTGTTTCATTTTTGAATCATTGTGAGTCATTTTGGTATTATTACACATTATATCATAAGATCACCAGCTCTCTATCCACACACGGGCTCGGCAAACCCACGCGTCCACAACAACGAACCCATGATAACAACCAAAAACCCAAGGGCGACAACTATGCTGACACTTCCATACAAATACGCATGGCGCCGATGAGCCAGTCCTTTCAACTCGGCAACCCAAGTACTGATAGTGGTCAAGCTCCCACAGAATCCATCCATAACACCCTGCAGCACCTGGCAACCCGTCATAGCAGCAGGACCCACCGCCCCAAGACCATTAACGTGCTGCAAGTCATAGCAAAGACCCTCAATAATAGTTCCAAAGATATTAACCGCAAACGTACCGAGTGGGAAGGTGGGAATCCTACTATTCAGGTGCAGCGAGACGTAAAACCGAAGAAGACAGCCAAGGGGCGCAAAGACGAGAGCGAATACCGCCCGGCCGCGCCACACATCTGGGCCATCATGTCTGTCTGGCGGCCAGATGGCTAGGAACACAGCTCCAAGCCAACATCCCCAGGCCAGCACGACCACAACTCGGTCGAGGACTCGTCGCATGAACGCAAAGGGCACGGTGGGTGTCACGCGTTGTAGAGCCAGGGCAAGATGTGCACCGACGATAAGCGCCGACAGACTCAGCGATACGGTGAGTAGAATCACAGCGACCAGCGCCATGAAGCTATACCCGCCATTGCGGGAGGTCGGGTGGGATCCGGTAGGCCGCGACGGATCGGGAAGGACATTTGCCAGAGCGAGGAAGACGTCCCGTATAAAGGACGAGAAGGAGGTGAAGCAACCGCAGAACCCTGTCGTCAACCCAATGTACAGGGGGATGGTCTTTTTCACAGCCATGTGTTTCTTGTTCTTGATCTTGGACTCGTCCCCAACTGCGTCTATAGCTGGTTCCTTGGCTGGATTTAACCCCCACTCTTCGCGGAACAACTTCTGGTCTTCGCTCAGGAAACCCATGATCAGGCTTCCAGCTACATTTGCCCATAGCACCCCTGTCACGACAGGAGCGCCTGTGTAGAATGTCAGTGCCTGTAGGCCTAGGCGGGCCAGTGTTCCCAGGAGCGAGAAGAGGATTAAATAGGAGCCGGTGTAGATATGGGTTACGCGTTTGGAGAGGGGTTGCGCAGCACATGCGGGTTGTGGTGCAGGTGCTACGCGGTCACCCGAGCTTGGCCATGTTCCGTTTGGGTTCGCTTGGGCCTCATCTAAAGGGTCGGAATCCTTTGAGGGATTATCTCCATCTTCGGTAGTTGATAGCATTGCGAAGGGTGAGAGCATGGAGAATAAGATCAAGGGAAAAGTTTGCCAAGAAACCGGAGACTGGAGATCTATCCGATTCGGTTAGCGCCTGGGTCTTGTATATGAGGGGAAGATAACAAGGGAAGTCCAAGTTGATACTTAACTGTTgactcttcttctctcttccctCTATCCTCTTCCCTTTATCCTCTTCCCTTTATCCTCTTCCCTCGTCACATCATAATCTATATCTCACTATGTCTCTTCCATCCAATGTCCACGTCTCCTTCCACCCCTGTCTCCAAGCCAAGCTTTCCCTAATCCGCTCATCTTCCACCACACCGCGTGAGACAAGAGGCTTGGTCCATGACATTGCCAACATCCTCGGCGTGGAAGCCTTCTCAGGGCTGAAAACGGTTAAAACAGGAACGGTAAATACATCCCCAAGGCTAAGCCTCTATCTATCACCAGTACTAGATCTCCTAATCCTCATTCCAAGGACACAACGCCCCTCGGAATCGAGTATGAAACCCAGGGCATTGTTCCAGCAGACCTAGCTCTAGTGCCAATTCTCCGATCCGGCCTAGGAATGGTTGACGGTAGGTGATTCTCAATCGATTTCCACAAAGCCCCCCCCGCAAACCACTGCAACTGTAACCCATGTTATTCCCTGCGATGTGACCTTATCATGTACTCTTCTATTCCCGAGTTCTCCTTTCCAACCCCCAATCCCAGATCCAAACCTCACAGTTACAATTCGATTTGTATTTCCAGTTTATCGTCTTCTATCTCtatccccccccctttcTCCCCACTCCCCCACTCCTAACCTGTGGACCATCTAAAACCCCGCTTACACAGCCCCCAGCCTTAAATGACCTCCTCCCTACCCCAGTCCCAGTCTACCACCTGGGCCTGTTCCGCGAAAAGGTCTCTCTTCAACCCGTAGAATATTACAATAACCTCCCCTTCCACCGG
The nucleotide sequence above comes from Penicillium digitatum chromosome 1, complete sequence. Encoded proteins:
- a CDS encoding Chromosome condensation protein (CrcB), putative, giving the protein MLSTTEDGDNPSKDSDPLDEAQANPNGTWPSSGDRVAPAPQPACAAQPLSKRVTHIYTGSYLILFSLLGTLARLGLQALTFYTGAPVVTGVLWANVAGSLIMGFLSEDQKLFREEWGLNPAKEPAIDAVGDESKIKNKKHMAVKKTIPLYIGLTTGFCGCFTSFSSFIRDVFLALANVLPDPSRPTGSHPTSRNGGYSFMALVAVILLTVSLSLSALIVGAHLALALQRVTPTVPFAFMRRVLDRVVVVLAWGCWLGAVFLAIWPPDRHDGPDVWRGRAVFALVFAPLGCLLRFYVSLHLNSRIPTFPLGTFAVNIFGTIIEGLCYDLQHVNGLGAVGPAAMTGCQVLQGVMDGFCGSLTTISTWVAELKGLAHRRHAYLYGSVSIVVALGFLVVIMGSLLWTRGFAEPVCG
- a CDS encoding Uracil phosphoribosyltransferase, with product MSLPSNVHVSFHPCLQAKLSLIRSSSTTPRETRGLVHDIANILGVEAFSGLKTVKTGTDTTPLGIEYETQGIVPADLALVPILRSGLGMVDALNDLLPTPVPVYHLGLFREKVSLQPVEYYNNLPFHRSELSPASPASLNPTTNTAAASLAVLLDPVIATGATAEAAIQLLRDWGVKKVIMLSLLASEDGVKRAAGTWSEVEVWVGGIDKGVDEKGMIVPGIGDIGDRLFVAVGK